One stretch of Cetobacterium sp. NK01 DNA includes these proteins:
- a CDS encoding molybdenum cofactor guanylyltransferase encodes MISCIILAGGKGSRMEYKNKALLKKDGKFFIEIILENIKKIKQIDEILISSNSNELDYLGVNVYSDEIKNIGPMGGFFTVLPKIKNEFAIILPCDLPFLSERLIEELINELKIENWDIIVPKINGRIDYLVGIYSKNIFNSVKKLVEQKKYKIAFLEEGNKVKHIELTEEYLKYLRNINTIDNFKEFC; translated from the coding sequence ATGATAAGCTGTATAATTTTAGCCGGAGGGAAAGGATCTAGAATGGAATATAAAAATAAAGCCCTTCTAAAAAAAGATGGAAAATTTTTTATTGAAATAATTTTAGAAAATATAAAAAAAATAAAACAAATTGACGAAATTTTAATTAGTTCAAATTCAAATGAGCTTGATTATTTAGGAGTTAATGTGTACTCAGATGAAATAAAAAATATAGGACCAATGGGAGGATTTTTTACAGTACTCCCTAAAATAAAAAATGAATTTGCTATAATATTACCATGTGATTTACCTTTTCTAAGTGAAAGATTAATTGAAGAGCTTATAAATGAATTAAAAATAGAAAATTGGGATATAATTGTTCCTAAAATAAATGGTAGAATAGATTATTTAGTAGGAATTTATTCTAAAAATATTTTTAATTCTGTAAAAAAATTAGTAGAGCAAAAAAAATATAAGATTGCATTTTTAGAAGAAGGGAATAAGGTAAAACACATAGAATTAACTGAAGAGTACTTAAAATATTTAAGAAATATAAATACTATAGATAATTTTAAAGAGTTTTGTTAA